The genome window ATCGCGTCGGTCTTGCCGCGTCGCCGCCGGGTGTCCTTGTCCGGTTGGTTGACCTCGGTAACCGTGATTCCCTCGCGGTGCAGGTAGCGCGTCAGCGCCGCGCCGTAGGAGCCGGTGCACTCCACGCCGGCCCGCTGCAGGCGGCCGAAGGCGGATGCCCAGGCCAGCAGTTGTCGGTAGCCGTCCTCGGTGGTCGGAAAGCTGCGGGTATCCAGCAGGGATCCGGTCATAGTGATCACTGCGGCCACGTGGATGTCCTTGTGGGTATCCACGCCGAGCACGACGTCCTCGAGAGGTCCGGGCGTTTGGTGGCGGGGACGGGTGGTCTCGGTCATGCTGGGCACGGTTACCTGTCTCCTGATCGCTTCGGGAACACTGGTGGCCAACACCGGGCCAGGTGTGGCAGTCAGGACTGTGACGGTGCTTGTCGCGAAGGCCCCTATCGGGACACGCCCACCGGTCCGGCGGCAGACCGCACCGCCCCGAACGACGGTCGGCAGATCAAACTCAGGGCATCAGAGCCAGTCGTACCTCGGGCCAGACCGCCGCCCGAGGCGGCACCCGATCATCTTCACAGTCGTACCTTGTTCCCACAGCTCGGTGCCTTTTGAGTCGATTGATGCCGCACTCAACCGCGTGCCGAGCTTTGTAGTCCTCCCGGTCGAACTTCGGCGGACGGCCGCCGCAGGAGCCGAGTTTTTTGCGGTTGCGGATGTGATCGGCCTTGTCCGGGATGGTGCAGTGGATCCGCGTCTGCGCAGGTAGGCGCGGTTCTTACGGGAGGCGTAGGCCTCGTCGGCGCGCACCCGCGTGGGCCGGGTGCGTGGCCTGCCCGACCCCAGTCGGGGCACCCTGATGCGCCCCAGGACGACCTCGAACTACGGAGAGTCGCCGCGCTGCCCGGCGGTGATCACGATGGACATGGGCTTCTGGCCCTGCTCGACGCCCAGGTGCAGCTTGGTGGTCAGGCCGCCGCGCGAGCGCCCAAGGCCGTGGTCGCCCGGCTCGGTGGAGACGCCGCCGGGCGGCTCCTTCTGCAGGTCCCCCTTTTTCGTGCCCCAGCGGCATGCTGGTGGGCACGGACGATGGTGGAGTCAACGTTGATCTCCCAGGTGATCAAGTCCTTGGCATCGGCCCGGACCTGCAGGGCTGTGAAGATCCGCTGCCAGGTGCCGTTGCGCTGCCACCGACGGAACAGGTCGTACACCCGGCGAGCGCTTTCAGTTCTCAGCTGTGGCCTTGAGGTTGTGGAGCCAGGCGTCGAGGGACGCATCGAGTGCCGCCTGCAGGTTTGCGGTGTCGGACTCGACGGGAGCGCCGGACCAGGACTCCTCGGTGTGGACGTGTACTCCGTCGCGTTCCTGGCGGAAGGTCCATACGTGTACGGCGGTGATGCCCTGGGCGGGGCCGCCCCAGACGATGCGGTGCCCGGGACGGGCCTGCTTCACGGTTGAGGTGATGTTCTGCAGGCCGTTGACCGACCACACGAACACGGAGCCCTTCCGCAGTGGACCGGGGG of Streptomyces cynarae contains these proteins:
- a CDS encoding SRPBCC family protein translates to MLATLLTKAAAVPTALLIALSGQAAAPHQPPGIDPDAPVITRDDIVIHAPLIRVWNIQTDVDAWPTWQPDVTEAAKQTPGPLRKGSVFVWSVNGLQNITSTVKQARPGHRIVWGGPAQGITAVHVWTFRQERDGVHVHTEESWSGAPVESDTANLQAALDASLDAWLHNLKATAEN